One Brassica oleracea var. oleracea cultivar TO1000 chromosome C7, BOL, whole genome shotgun sequence genomic window carries:
- the LOC106306352 gene encoding DNA polymerase alpha catalytic subunit isoform X3 codes for MSGDNSTEAGRKRSRGAEAATRKEALERLKAIRQGGLRNLAASGGGYDIRIEEPIFDTVDDDEYDAIVSRRREEARGFVVDDGEDGDLGYGDEGEEEDFTKPSGPDSTDESDDGGGFSGRLRKKKAEKKKGKEQPQVKKVNPALKAAATITGEGRLSSMFTSSSFKKGKETDTVKCEGILDEVLAEVTPDDLDRERHRRRKQPPTVPVMFSRNKNVVSVTSSMAMKDSEPTSDRVFMEKELVKEMKEEVVTESEVTPPHDSEKMELPGSDGVVEDGSNNRRQSEAKAESEVKDVFTLNATVDLKEKDSALSATAGWKEAMVKGGTENGAPLSSNCEGQTEFDLDADGSLRFYILDAYEEAFGASMGTIYLFGKVKMGDTYKSCSVVVKNIQRCVYAIPNDSVFPSHELITLEQEVKDSKLSPESFRGKLHEMASNLKNEISQQLLQLNVSSYSMALVKRNYAFERPDVPVGEQYVLKINYPFKDPPLPEDLKGESFSAVLGSNTSALELFILKRKIMGPSWLKISNFSTNSPSQRVSWCKFEVTVESPKVITVLVSEEKVAHPPAVVTAINLKTIVNEKQNISEIVSASVLCFHNAKIDVPMPGPERKRSGILSHFTVVRNPEGTGYPIGWKKEVADRNSKNRCSVLSFENSERALLNRLFLELNKLDSDVLVGHNISGFDLDVLLQRAQACKVLSSMWSKIGRLKRSSMPKLKGNTNYGSGATLGIMSCIAGRLLCDTDLCSRDLLKQVSYSLTDLSKTQLNRDRKEISPNDIPKMFQSSKTLVELIECGETDAWLSMELMFHLSVLPLTLQLTNISGNLWGKTLQGARAQRIEYYLLHTFHSKKYILPDKNSQRMKEIKSSKRRMNHGPEGHNVDELDADLALENDPSKDNKAKKGPAYAGGLVLEPKKGLYDKYVLLLDFNSLYPSIIQEYNICFTTIPRSEDGVPRLPSSQTPGILPKLMEHLVSIRKSVKLKMAKETGLKYWELDIRQQAIKLTANSMYGCLGFSNSRFYAKPLAELITLQGREILQRTVDLVQNHLNLEVIYGDTDSIMIHSGLDDIEEVKAIKTKVIQEVNKKYRCLKIDCDGIYKRMLLLRKKKYAAVKLQFKDGKTCEDIERKGVDMVRRDWSLLSKEIGDLCLSKILCGGSCEDVVEAIHSELMKIKEEMRNGKVALEKYVITKALTKSPEAYPDSKSQPHVQVALRMRQRGYKEGFNAKDTVPYIICYEQGNTSSASSAGIGERARHPDEVKSEDSRWLVDIDYYLAQQIHPVVSRLCAEIQGTSPERLAECLGLDPSKYRSRSNDATGSDPSTALLFATSDEERYKSCEPLALACPNCSAAFNCPSITSSVYASISKKSETEESDSTFWLKLQCPKCEPEGSTGRISPAMISNQVKRQIDGFVSMYYKGIMMCDDESCKHTTRIPNFRLLGDRERGTVCPNYPNCNGTLLRKYTEADLYKQLSYFCHILDTQCNLEKQMDVGVRIQVEKALTKTRPAVQAAASMARSIRDRCAYGWLQLTDIAI; via the exons ATGTCCGGCGATAACTCGACGGAGGCTGGCCGAAAACGAAGCCGAGGCGCGGAGGCAGCGACTAGGAAGGAAGCTCTAGAGCGGCTGAAAGCGATTCGGCAAGGAGGACTTCGGAATCTAGCAGCTTCAGGTGGCGGCTACGATATCAGGATAGAAGAACCGATCTTCGACACCGTCGATGACGACGAGTACGACGCGATCGTGTCCCGGCGGCGCGAGGAGGCTCGCGGATTCGTAGTCGACGACGGGGAAGACGGAGATCTGGGTTACGGCGACGAAGGCGAGGAGGAGGATTTCACGAAGCCCAGTGGGCCTGACTCGACTGATGAATCGGACGACGGCGGTGGATTTAGCGGGAGACTGAGGAAGAAGAAAGCTGAGAAGAAGAAAGGGAAGGAACAGCCTCAGGTTAAGAAGGTGAATCCGGCGCTCAAGGCTGCGGCTACTATTACAGGTGAAGGGAGACTCTCTTCGATGTTCACATCTTCGAGTTTCAAGAAGGGGAAGGAGACTGATACGGTAAAGTGCGAGGGTATTCTTGACGAGGTTTTAGCTGAGGTAACTCCTGATGATTTGGATAGAGAAAGGCATAGGAGAAGGAAACAACCACCTACAGTTCCAGTTATGTTCTCTAGGAATAAAAATGTGGTTTCTGTTACCTCCAGCATGGCAATGAAGGATTCAGAACCCACAAGTGATCGTGTTTTCATGGAGAAGGAGTTGGTGAAAGAGATGAAAGAAGAAGTTGTGACAGAATCTGAAGTCACCCCTCCGCATGATTCCGAGAAGATGGAGTTACCTGGAAGTGATGGTGTTGTAGAGGATGGATCAAACAATAGAAGACAAAGTGAAGCGAAGGCTGAGTCAGAAGTGAAGGATGTGTTTACATTGAATGCAACGGTTGATTTGAAAGAGAAGGATTCGGCTTTAAGCGCCACTGCTGGTTGGAAGGAAGCAATGGTCAAAGGTGGGACTGAGAATGGGGCTCCACTTAGTTCTAATTGCGAAGGGCAAACGGAATTTGATTTGGATGCTGATGGTTCACTTCGTTTTTACATTCTTGACGCTTACGAGGAGGCTTTTGGAGCGAGTATGGGCACAATATATTTGTTTGGGAAG GTTAAGATGGGAGATACGTACAAGAGTTGCTCTGTGGTAGTTAAGAATATCCAGAGATGTGTTTATGCTATTCCCAATGATTCCGTATTTCCTTCACATGAACTAATCACGCTCGAGCAAGAGGTGAAAGACTCTAAACTTTCTCCTGAATCATTCCGGGGGAAGTTACAT GAAATGGCATCAAATTTGAAGAACGAAATTTCTCAGCAATTGTTACAACTCAATGTTTCCAGTTATAGCATGGCACTTGTCAAG AGAAACTATGCATTTGAGAGGCCTGATGTGCCTGTTGGCGAACAATATGTCTTGAAGATAAATTATCCATTTAAG GATCCTCCTCTTCCAGAAGACCTCAAAGGGGAGTCTTTTAGCGCTGTCCTTGGCTCTAACACCAG TGCTTTGGAGCTTTTTATCCTTAAAAGGAAGATTATGGGACCGTCTTGGCTCAAAATTTCAAACTTTTCTACCAATTCACCCTCTCAACGA GTGAGCTGGTGCAAGTTTGAGGTTACTGTTGAATCTCCCAAGGTTATCACTGTTTTAGTTTCGGAGGAAAAAGTTGCTCATCCTCCTGCTGTAGTTACAGCCATAAATTTAAAGACTATAGTCAATGAAAAGCAGAACATAAGCGAAATTGTTTCTGCGTCTGTTCTCTGCTTTCACAACGCCAAG ATTGATGTTCCAATGCCAGGTCCAGAAAGGAAGAGGTCTGGTATTCTGAGTCATTTCACTGTTGTTAGGAATCCTGAAGGAACCGGTTACCCAATTGGTTGGAAAAAAGAAGTGGCTGACAGAAATTCAAAGAACCGCTGCAGCGTTTTAAGTTTTGAAAATAG TGAAAGAGCATTGCTGAATCGGCTGTTTCTGGAGCTGAACAAATTGGACAGTGATGTTCTTGTGGGACATAATATATCAGGTTTTGATCTGGATGTCCTTCTCCAAAGAGCCCAG GCTTGCAAAGTTTTGAGTAGCATGTGGTCCAAAATTGGCCGTCTCAAACGCTCTTCCATGCCTAAGCTTAAAGGGAACACTAATTATGGGTCCGGAGCTACACTAGGGATCATGTCTTGCATTGCTGGAAGACTCTTGTGTGATACAGATCTATGTTCTCGTGACTTGTTGAAGCAG GTCAGTTATTCGTTAACAGATCTCTCAAAGACACAGCTAAACCGGGACAGGAAAGAGATATCGCCTAATGACATTCCCAAAATGTTTCAGTCATCTAAAACACTTGTCGAACTT ATTGAATGTGGTGAAACAGATGCGTGGTTATCGATGGAGCTCATGTTTCATCTAAGTGTTCTTCCACTCACTCTCCAGCTAACTAACATAAGTGGCAATCTTTGGGGAAAAACTCTTCAG GGAGCCAGGGCGCAGAGAATTGAATATTACTTGCTACATACATTCCACTCGAAAAAGTACATCCTCCCAGACAAAAATTCACAACGTATGAAGGAAATAAAGTCATCAAAAAGAAGAATGAATCATGGTCCGGAGGGCCACAATGTAGATGAATTGGATGCTGACCTGGCTTTGGAAAATGATCCGTCTAAGGACAACAAAGCAAAGAAGGGTCCAGCCTACGCTGGTGGACTGGTCTTGGAGCCAAAGAAAGGCTTATATGACAAATATGTATTGCTTCTCGATTTCAATAGTCTTTACCCGTCTATTATACAG GAATATAATATCTGTTTCACGACCATACCACGATCAGAAGATGGAGTTCCTCGTTTACCGTCGAGTCAGACACCTGGAATTCTTCCAAAG TTGATGGAACATTTGGTCAGTATAAGGAAAAGCGTCAAACTAAAGATGGCAAAGGAAACAGGTCTTAAGTACTGGGAGCTTGACATTAGGCAGCAGGCAATAAAGCTCACAGCCAATAG TATGTATGGATGTCTGGGTTTTTCCAATTCAAGATTCTACGCTAAGCCTTTAGCAGAGCTCATAACACTACAG GGAAGGGAGATCCTGCAAAGAACCGTGGATCTTGTCCAAAATCATTTAAACCTAGAG GTGATTTACGGTGACACAGATTCAATCATGATTCACAGTGGACTAGATGATATCGAAGAGGTGAAAGCCATTAAAACAAAAGTCATCCAAGAG GTCAATAAGAAGTATAGATGTCTGAAAATTGACTGTGATGGTATATATAAGAGGATGCTTCTTCTTAGAAAAAAGAAATATGCTGCCGTCAAGTTGCAGTTCAAGGACGGGAAGACTTGCGAG GACATTGAAAGAAAAGGTGTGGACATGGTTCGTCGAGATTGGAGCTTACTTTCCAAGGAAATTGGAGATTTATGCTTGTCTAAGATCTTGTGTGGAGG GTCATGTGAGGATGTTGTTGAAGCAATTCATAGCGAGCTTATGAAG ATAAAAGAGGAAATGAGAAATGGGAAAGTTGCACTTGAGAAGTATGTCATCACCAAGGCATTAACTAAGTCACCAGAAGCGTATCCAGATTCCAAAAGCCAACCACACGTTCAA GTTGCACTCAGAATGAGGCAACGTGGTTATAAAGAAGGTTTCAATGCTAAGGATACTGTACCATATATAATCTGCTATGAACAG GGTAATACTAGCTCTGCGAGCTCAGCAGGGATTGGCGAACGTGCTAGGCATCCTGATGAGGTGAAATCAGAAGACAGCAGATGGTTGGTTGACATAGATTACTACTTGGCACAGCAGATTCATCCTGTGGTGTCTCGTTTATGCGCAGAGATTCAGGGCACAAGTCCTGAGAGGTTAGCCGAGTGTTTAGGACTTGACCCATCAAAG TATCGAAGCAGATCAAACGATGCTACTGGCAGTGATCCTTCTACAGCACTCTTGTTTGCTACAAGCGATGAAGAAAG ATACAAAAGCTGCGAGCCGTTAGCATTAGCATGCCCCAACTGCTCTGCTGCTTTCAACTGTCCATCTATTACTAGCTCAGTCTATGCGTCGATCAGTAAGAAATCTGAAACAGAGGAATCTGATTCTACATTCTGGCTTAAGCTGCAATGCCCGAAATGTGAGCCAGAAGGTAGCACGGGAAGAATATCCCCTGCAATGATATCTAACCAG GTGAAAAGGCAGATCGATGGGTTTGTATCTATGTACTACAAAGGCATAATGATG TGTGACGATGAGTCTTGCAAGCACACAACTCGCATCCCCAACTTCCGTCTGCTTGGTGACCGTGAACGGGGAACAGTTTGTCCAAACTATCCTAATTGTAATGGAACTCTCTTAAGAAAG TACACTGAAGCAGACTTGTACAAGCAGCTGTCATACTTTTGCCACATATTAGACACCCAGTGCAATCTAGAAAAG CAGATGGATGTTGGTGTCAGAATTCAAGTAGAGAAAGCATTGACGAAGACAAGACCTGCGGTTCAGGCAGCAGCATCCATGGCTCGAAGTATCCGAGACCGGTGTGCGTACGGATGGCTGCAACTCACAGACATAGCCATTTGA
- the LOC106306352 gene encoding DNA polymerase alpha catalytic subunit isoform X4 — translation MSGDNSTEAGRKRSRGAEAATRKEALERLKAIRQGGLRNLAASGGGYDIRIEEPIFDTVDDDEYDAIVSRRREEARGFVVDDGEDGDLGYGDEGEEEDFTKPSGPDSTDESDDGGGFSGRLRKKKAEKKKGKEQPQVKKVNPALKAAATITGEGRLSSMFTSSSFKKGKETDTVKCEGILDEVLAEVTPDDLDRERHRRRKQPPTVPVMFSRNKNVVSVTSSMAMKDSEPTSDRVFMEKELVKEMKEEVVTESEVTPPHDSEKMELPGSDGVVEDGSNNRRQSEAKAESEVKDVFTLNATVDLKEKDSALSATAGWKEAMVKGGTENGAPLSSNCEGQTEFDLDADGSLRFYILDAYEEAFGASMGTIYLFGKVKMGDTYKSCSVVVKNIQRCVYAIPNDSVFPSHELITLEQEVKDSKLSPESFRGKLHEMASNLKNEISQQLLQLNVSSYSMALVKRNYAFERPDVPVGEQYVLKINYPFKDPPLPEDLKGESFSAVLGSNTSALELFILKRKIMGPSWLKISNFSTNSPSQRVSWCKFEVTVESPKVITVLVSEEKVAHPPAVVTAINLKTIVNEKQNISEIVSASVLCFHNAKIDVPMPGPERKRSGILSHFTVVRNPEGTGYPIGWKKEVADRNSKNRCSVLSFENSERALLNRLFLELNKLDSDVLVGHNISGFDLDVLLQRAQACKVLSSMWSKIGRLKRSSMPKLKGNTNYGSGATLGIMSCIAGRLLCDTDLCSRDLLKQVSYSLTDLSKTQLNRDRKEISPNDIPKMFQSSKTLVELIECGETDAWLSMELMFHLSVLPLTLQLTNISGNLWGKTLQGARAQRIEYYLLHTFHSKKYILPDKNSQRMKEIKSSKRRMNHGPEGHNVDELDADLALENDPSKDNKAKKGPAYAGGLVLEPKKGLYDKYVLLLDFNSLYPSIIQEYNICFTTIPRSEDGVPRLPSSQTPGILPKLMEHLVSIRKSVKLKMAKETGLKYWELDIRQQAIKLTANSMYGCLGFSNSRFYAKPLAELITLQGREILQRTVDLVQNHLNLEVIYGDTDSIMIHSGLDDIEEVKAIKTKVIQEVNKKYRCLKIDCDGIYKRMLLLRKKKYAAVKLQFKDGKTCEDIERKGVDMVRRDWSLLSKEIGDLCLSKILCGGSCEDVVEAIHSELMKIKEEMRNGKVALEKYVITKALTKSPEAYPDSKSQPHVQVALRMRQRGYKEGFNAKDTVPYIICYEQGNTSSASSAGIGERARHPDEVKSEDSRWLVDIDYYLAQQIHPVVSRLCAEIQGTSPERLAECLGLDPSKYRSRSNDATGSDPSTALLFATSDEERYKSCEPLALACPNCSAAFNCPSITSSVYASISKKSETEESDSTFWLKLQCPKCEPEGSTGRISPAMISNQVKRQIDGFVSMYYKGIMMCDDESCKHTTRIPNFRLLGDRERGTVCPNYPNCNGTLLRKYTEADLYKQLSYFCHILDTQCNLEKMDVGVRIQVEKALTKTRPAVQAAASMARSIRDRCAYGWLQLTDIAI, via the exons ATGTCCGGCGATAACTCGACGGAGGCTGGCCGAAAACGAAGCCGAGGCGCGGAGGCAGCGACTAGGAAGGAAGCTCTAGAGCGGCTGAAAGCGATTCGGCAAGGAGGACTTCGGAATCTAGCAGCTTCAGGTGGCGGCTACGATATCAGGATAGAAGAACCGATCTTCGACACCGTCGATGACGACGAGTACGACGCGATCGTGTCCCGGCGGCGCGAGGAGGCTCGCGGATTCGTAGTCGACGACGGGGAAGACGGAGATCTGGGTTACGGCGACGAAGGCGAGGAGGAGGATTTCACGAAGCCCAGTGGGCCTGACTCGACTGATGAATCGGACGACGGCGGTGGATTTAGCGGGAGACTGAGGAAGAAGAAAGCTGAGAAGAAGAAAGGGAAGGAACAGCCTCAGGTTAAGAAGGTGAATCCGGCGCTCAAGGCTGCGGCTACTATTACAGGTGAAGGGAGACTCTCTTCGATGTTCACATCTTCGAGTTTCAAGAAGGGGAAGGAGACTGATACGGTAAAGTGCGAGGGTATTCTTGACGAGGTTTTAGCTGAGGTAACTCCTGATGATTTGGATAGAGAAAGGCATAGGAGAAGGAAACAACCACCTACAGTTCCAGTTATGTTCTCTAGGAATAAAAATGTGGTTTCTGTTACCTCCAGCATGGCAATGAAGGATTCAGAACCCACAAGTGATCGTGTTTTCATGGAGAAGGAGTTGGTGAAAGAGATGAAAGAAGAAGTTGTGACAGAATCTGAAGTCACCCCTCCGCATGATTCCGAGAAGATGGAGTTACCTGGAAGTGATGGTGTTGTAGAGGATGGATCAAACAATAGAAGACAAAGTGAAGCGAAGGCTGAGTCAGAAGTGAAGGATGTGTTTACATTGAATGCAACGGTTGATTTGAAAGAGAAGGATTCGGCTTTAAGCGCCACTGCTGGTTGGAAGGAAGCAATGGTCAAAGGTGGGACTGAGAATGGGGCTCCACTTAGTTCTAATTGCGAAGGGCAAACGGAATTTGATTTGGATGCTGATGGTTCACTTCGTTTTTACATTCTTGACGCTTACGAGGAGGCTTTTGGAGCGAGTATGGGCACAATATATTTGTTTGGGAAG GTTAAGATGGGAGATACGTACAAGAGTTGCTCTGTGGTAGTTAAGAATATCCAGAGATGTGTTTATGCTATTCCCAATGATTCCGTATTTCCTTCACATGAACTAATCACGCTCGAGCAAGAGGTGAAAGACTCTAAACTTTCTCCTGAATCATTCCGGGGGAAGTTACAT GAAATGGCATCAAATTTGAAGAACGAAATTTCTCAGCAATTGTTACAACTCAATGTTTCCAGTTATAGCATGGCACTTGTCAAG AGAAACTATGCATTTGAGAGGCCTGATGTGCCTGTTGGCGAACAATATGTCTTGAAGATAAATTATCCATTTAAG GATCCTCCTCTTCCAGAAGACCTCAAAGGGGAGTCTTTTAGCGCTGTCCTTGGCTCTAACACCAG TGCTTTGGAGCTTTTTATCCTTAAAAGGAAGATTATGGGACCGTCTTGGCTCAAAATTTCAAACTTTTCTACCAATTCACCCTCTCAACGA GTGAGCTGGTGCAAGTTTGAGGTTACTGTTGAATCTCCCAAGGTTATCACTGTTTTAGTTTCGGAGGAAAAAGTTGCTCATCCTCCTGCTGTAGTTACAGCCATAAATTTAAAGACTATAGTCAATGAAAAGCAGAACATAAGCGAAATTGTTTCTGCGTCTGTTCTCTGCTTTCACAACGCCAAG ATTGATGTTCCAATGCCAGGTCCAGAAAGGAAGAGGTCTGGTATTCTGAGTCATTTCACTGTTGTTAGGAATCCTGAAGGAACCGGTTACCCAATTGGTTGGAAAAAAGAAGTGGCTGACAGAAATTCAAAGAACCGCTGCAGCGTTTTAAGTTTTGAAAATAG TGAAAGAGCATTGCTGAATCGGCTGTTTCTGGAGCTGAACAAATTGGACAGTGATGTTCTTGTGGGACATAATATATCAGGTTTTGATCTGGATGTCCTTCTCCAAAGAGCCCAG GCTTGCAAAGTTTTGAGTAGCATGTGGTCCAAAATTGGCCGTCTCAAACGCTCTTCCATGCCTAAGCTTAAAGGGAACACTAATTATGGGTCCGGAGCTACACTAGGGATCATGTCTTGCATTGCTGGAAGACTCTTGTGTGATACAGATCTATGTTCTCGTGACTTGTTGAAGCAG GTCAGTTATTCGTTAACAGATCTCTCAAAGACACAGCTAAACCGGGACAGGAAAGAGATATCGCCTAATGACATTCCCAAAATGTTTCAGTCATCTAAAACACTTGTCGAACTT ATTGAATGTGGTGAAACAGATGCGTGGTTATCGATGGAGCTCATGTTTCATCTAAGTGTTCTTCCACTCACTCTCCAGCTAACTAACATAAGTGGCAATCTTTGGGGAAAAACTCTTCAG GGAGCCAGGGCGCAGAGAATTGAATATTACTTGCTACATACATTCCACTCGAAAAAGTACATCCTCCCAGACAAAAATTCACAACGTATGAAGGAAATAAAGTCATCAAAAAGAAGAATGAATCATGGTCCGGAGGGCCACAATGTAGATGAATTGGATGCTGACCTGGCTTTGGAAAATGATCCGTCTAAGGACAACAAAGCAAAGAAGGGTCCAGCCTACGCTGGTGGACTGGTCTTGGAGCCAAAGAAAGGCTTATATGACAAATATGTATTGCTTCTCGATTTCAATAGTCTTTACCCGTCTATTATACAG GAATATAATATCTGTTTCACGACCATACCACGATCAGAAGATGGAGTTCCTCGTTTACCGTCGAGTCAGACACCTGGAATTCTTCCAAAG TTGATGGAACATTTGGTCAGTATAAGGAAAAGCGTCAAACTAAAGATGGCAAAGGAAACAGGTCTTAAGTACTGGGAGCTTGACATTAGGCAGCAGGCAATAAAGCTCACAGCCAATAG TATGTATGGATGTCTGGGTTTTTCCAATTCAAGATTCTACGCTAAGCCTTTAGCAGAGCTCATAACACTACAG GGAAGGGAGATCCTGCAAAGAACCGTGGATCTTGTCCAAAATCATTTAAACCTAGAG GTGATTTACGGTGACACAGATTCAATCATGATTCACAGTGGACTAGATGATATCGAAGAGGTGAAAGCCATTAAAACAAAAGTCATCCAAGAG GTCAATAAGAAGTATAGATGTCTGAAAATTGACTGTGATGGTATATATAAGAGGATGCTTCTTCTTAGAAAAAAGAAATATGCTGCCGTCAAGTTGCAGTTCAAGGACGGGAAGACTTGCGAG GACATTGAAAGAAAAGGTGTGGACATGGTTCGTCGAGATTGGAGCTTACTTTCCAAGGAAATTGGAGATTTATGCTTGTCTAAGATCTTGTGTGGAGG GTCATGTGAGGATGTTGTTGAAGCAATTCATAGCGAGCTTATGAAG ATAAAAGAGGAAATGAGAAATGGGAAAGTTGCACTTGAGAAGTATGTCATCACCAAGGCATTAACTAAGTCACCAGAAGCGTATCCAGATTCCAAAAGCCAACCACACGTTCAA GTTGCACTCAGAATGAGGCAACGTGGTTATAAAGAAGGTTTCAATGCTAAGGATACTGTACCATATATAATCTGCTATGAACAG GGTAATACTAGCTCTGCGAGCTCAGCAGGGATTGGCGAACGTGCTAGGCATCCTGATGAGGTGAAATCAGAAGACAGCAGATGGTTGGTTGACATAGATTACTACTTGGCACAGCAGATTCATCCTGTGGTGTCTCGTTTATGCGCAGAGATTCAGGGCACAAGTCCTGAGAGGTTAGCCGAGTGTTTAGGACTTGACCCATCAAAG TATCGAAGCAGATCAAACGATGCTACTGGCAGTGATCCTTCTACAGCACTCTTGTTTGCTACAAGCGATGAAGAAAG ATACAAAAGCTGCGAGCCGTTAGCATTAGCATGCCCCAACTGCTCTGCTGCTTTCAACTGTCCATCTATTACTAGCTCAGTCTATGCGTCGATCAGTAAGAAATCTGAAACAGAGGAATCTGATTCTACATTCTGGCTTAAGCTGCAATGCCCGAAATGTGAGCCAGAAGGTAGCACGGGAAGAATATCCCCTGCAATGATATCTAACCAG GTGAAAAGGCAGATCGATGGGTTTGTATCTATGTACTACAAAGGCATAATGATG TGTGACGATGAGTCTTGCAAGCACACAACTCGCATCCCCAACTTCCGTCTGCTTGGTGACCGTGAACGGGGAACAGTTTGTCCAAACTATCCTAATTGTAATGGAACTCTCTTAAGAAAG TACACTGAAGCAGACTTGTACAAGCAGCTGTCATACTTTTGCCACATATTAGACACCCAGTGCAATCTAGAAAAG ATGGATGTTGGTGTCAGAATTCAAGTAGAGAAAGCATTGACGAAGACAAGACCTGCGGTTCAGGCAGCAGCATCCATGGCTCGAAGTATCCGAGACCGGTGTGCGTACGGATGGCTGCAACTCACAGACATAGCCATTTGA